From the Musa acuminata AAA Group cultivar baxijiao chromosome BXJ3-1, Cavendish_Baxijiao_AAA, whole genome shotgun sequence genome, the window AACTATATATGCCCACATATTCAAATGGTATGACAAGAATTACAGGGATCAGGTACAAGGTCTGGAGTATGCTTGACACCATCACTTAGAAATTTAAACTATCAAACACACCATTTATCTACCTATGGCTTCACTTCATTAAATACTTGATCCAGGTATAATTGTTTAGCTTGTTGACTCTTTAAACATTTGCTGTTAATAAATGATTAGCAGCAAGCCACTGTATTTGGACTACAGTTCACGAATTGAAGAAGCTAAAATGAATTCGTAAAAGAAACAATATCAAGAGTGAGAAAGTGGAAAATTATTTCACAAACAATGATGCACAAGTATCTCAGCATTGTGTTACAGGAGTACAAAGAAAATTGTTCAAATAAGAAACATTATTAGCATACCTGTCCCTGGATACCCATTTGCATGGCAACAATTGGGTCCAAAATCACCCCTCGAATGGGGCAACCCATGAAGTATGCTGTAAGTTACAGACATCAAGTTATTGGATAtaaattagagaaaaaaaaagaaactgataATTCTAATTCAGCTCTTAAAATAATTAAGAAATTCAAATATAAAGATAGTATAAGAATCACCAGTAAGTAGATGTCCTGCTTCATGAACAAGTACTCGACGTTTATATGGTGGCCAAAAACACTGGATCTGAGCAAGACAAGTGCCACCTAGAAAAATTGCATCAAACATCCCTAAAGCCAGTATTGTAGCTAAGTTAGGTCGTATGTCGACTCCTTGCGAAAGCAGAAAAGATACACCTCCAAGGAATCCAATCAACAAAAGCCTGGAGCTTCCAGAAATGCCCCATTTCTTTGGTGCAAGATTAGAAGCTGAAAAACACCAAATAAGCTTTTTAGAGCCCCTGAATTTGAGCAAGCAGTGGCAGAAGTTCTATAGAAAACTTACTAAAAAAGCAACTGCAACAAGGGATGTTCTCCAGTAAAATATCAAGCTTACAAGAGTAAAGTACTAATGAAAAAGCAAAAGTGCCAAATAACAAAATAGCCTAAAGAAATGTTTAACCTTCCAAACCAGTCGATTCCTTTAGAACTGTCGGTGTCACCTCTCTTGGTCCCTCTAAAACTGCATACAACAGATGGATACATAAGAAGATTCATTATAAGTtcaaaagttaaaaataaaagGGTTTAGCAATGTGTATTCAGGGAAAGAGAATCCTCAGGACAAGATGAAGCCTCTCTCAAGAAACTAAAGCAAATAAGCATGATCATGGAGTGTCTCACAAGGTGACAATTGAATTCTAGGACAACTGCCATTTCCATATATTGCACAGGACTGGTAGTTGATAAGTGGCACATGCCTTTTCCATCGTTGAATGAATATATTCACTCTGGCTTCAAGCAAACATTAGATAAATTTAGATGAGCTCACAACCTTGACTTTTGAAAGAACAGCTACTTCAGGCAACAGACATACCTCAAACTCCAAGGGCTTAGTCAATACTCAATAGTACCATTAGGTACAGCCTAAAAGTCATCAAACAGTCATTTTCTTCAGTGCATGCCACAAGATATATGAAGTGATATTTCAAGTGCTCTCGACATATTATAGAAGAGCATGAAATTATACTTTGCTCTAAACTCCAATCAAGGGTGTAACTGGCACAGAATGTGTTGGCCAAGGGTCATACAGGCCTGACTCGGCCAAAAAGACCCTGTGCCCAAAACTCATCTGTCTTTCAATCAGGAAAGCAACATGGAACCAGAATAAGTTCTCTGTTCAGCGAGTCTATCTTCTATATATTCCAGAAAGCCCAGTAACACGACACCATGTGTTTTTCTACCTCTGTATCTTTCCTACATGTTCACAATATTAAATTAAAGATTTATTTTGAAACCacataaaaaaatcattataacttgcatgcacaacatTACCAGGTTTTTGCCCTTTTAGTTTTTAGATTCCTGAGGACTCATCACACTCATCTTGTTTCCAGTAAAATGATCTCATTGACAGGTTTCTTCTTGTCTTCAACATCTGGCCAATAATATAGCATTAACAACTTAAAAGTTTGTCTAGAAATTCCTAAATGGAGTTCCAATTTTGGATATAACCAAAAGAGAGAAACAACTATTTTAAAAACTGAACCCAATCACAGGAGACAAAAAAGTATGATGAGTGCTAGGAATAAAATAAGTGGTCCAATTGCTAAAGAGGGTAAGAAATTAGTTTTTATCCAATGTGTATAACATGATCACCAGTAAAAAGTTCATGAGCAAACGAGAGATAGAACACCAACCAAAATGGTAAAATAAAACAGAATAGGAACATGGAGATTGATGTGATATCCTACTAGTCCCAAATTGCAAAAATAATTATATGTCTTCTACTAATGTCTAATAATATAAACTTAATTGTCGGCAGCTCAAAACTTAAGCTAGTTTAGGGCTTGTAATGGACCGACTGCAAGCTCGTCCATCTAAATACCTTCCTGGCACAATTGCTTGTAAAGCCTAGCTCAGTTTAGGTCCAAgacagaaaaaaattaaaaataacttcacCCAGATAATATAAAAAAccatatttgaattaattttaatgTCTCTTACAAAATGGGCATAttaatgccttttttttttccatgtgCTTCTCTCATGTTTTCACCAAATTCCCATCATCAGGATACAGAATCTATTGAAATAAGTGCTTAGCTTGAACCATGCCCTAGAATAAAAGGAATCGTGTGAAAGAATGAAGAAACACCTTTGAGAGGATGTGGGTGGATAAATGTATGATCCAAGTAGGTAGCACCAACAGTATATGACATGAAAGGAAATAAGTAAGCAAGTGCACAAATCACTGGATTACAAAAACTCAGAGATGGACATTCAGTGGCTACCATATCATGAAATgcatattattcaaatttaaagtgtGAAAGAGCAACACTAGACTTGAAGGCTGAACTATCTACAAAAAGGAGGTTTTTATATCACCTAACACAGAAATGCACAACTATTAGTAAGAAAACTATATTCTTCCTGTCTGTTTCTTCCAATAAGAGAGTACAACTTCTTATCACACTATGGTAGCAGCAATTTTGATTGATTTCTTTGGATAACAATGGCCCcttctgtttcttctttgctCATACTCGAGCGGATCTCTAACCCGTAATTTACATGATCAAACACCAAGTTGAACTTTAATGTAGATCACCAGCCTTCACTATGACTGATCCTTTCAAGTGCTTGCGAGGAAAAGCGGGAAAAACAAGCAAAGGATCAATTAAAGCAGCAAAAACTCATTATAATTACTCAAGTCAAACAACTTCATGAAGGAagaacatgtacatatatataaaaaGAGTAATTTTGAAGAAATCTTCAGAATACCAATGTTCTTAAATTTCCCAAAATTAGGCAGGAACCCGCGGTCCTGAAGGAATGCGTAGGCGCTGCCGACGAGGCGCATGTCATCGGCGTTCAAGCAGGCGTCTAGCACCTCCCAGTCCCTTGCCGTCCTTGGGTAATCAGCGGGCACATACGAAACCGAACCGACCGAGGACTCCTCCGCCGGAAGAGGCTCCAGCTCCATGGACCTCAAGAACCGGAGAGCGCGGGCGAGGTCCTTCTCACGCAGGGCGTCCTCGTACTCTCTCCACTCCTTGAGGGCTTTGATCGGGAGCAGGGTAGGGTTTCTTCGGAAGGTGGAGGGCTTCCGAATCGGGAGCGAGATCTTGGTTAGGGCAACGGAGCGACGAAGCATCAGGGAGAGTGAAGGGAACGCAGAAGGCGAAGCCATGAGCGATCAAAGAGAGATTTTTTGTGTGTCGAGTGATCGACTTTGGTCCACTTAAAAGACTCCAACAACGTCTCTGCATCAGACGGACATGATTGACGCTTCAGGTTTGCCGACAGACTATAAATTCCCCTTCGCCAAAAGAGCCTCTTTTTGCCGTCCCCAGACCTCCTAACCCTTCCAAATGCTAAAAGCCTCTCCTTTTGTGCTGAGTCATTCTAATTCTCGTCTCCCGCTCCCCCTCAATAAACTTCACGATCATCGTCGTCGTCTTCAGTGCTGTTGAGTTTGAGCATCTAAAGGTGAAACTCTTGTGTACTGTTGTTTGATACTTCCTCAGGACCTGGTGAACTCCTTCAACTGTCTTGGCAATCTGATGGATTGCATTGTAATGCCGCAATTTCTTTTGTCTTCTTGGATGACCTTACGATATGCATCAATGAACTTGTCATTTCATTTCCGGTTCTGCTGAGATTGGCCAATCTTTTCCTGACCTTACGATACTCGCTT encodes:
- the LOC135629337 gene encoding uncharacterized protein LOC135629337; translated protein: MASPSAFPSLSLMLRRSVALTKISLPIRKPSTFRRNPTLLPIKALKEWREYEDALREKDLARALRFLRSMELEPLPAEESSVGSVSYVPADYPRTARDWEVLDACLNADDMRLVGSAYAFLQDRGFLPNFGKFKNIVLEGPREVTPTVLKESTGLEASNLAPKKWGISGSSRLLLIGFLGGVSFLLSQGVDIRPNLATILALGMFDAIFLGGTCLAQIQCFWPPYKRRVLVHEAGHLLTAYFMGCPIRGVILDPIVAMQMGIQGQAGTQFWDEKLDNELAEGRLSSTAFDRYCMVLFAGIAAEALVYGEAEGGENDENLFRSLCVLLRPPLTVMQMSNQARRSVMQSYNLLKWHKNAHKAAVKALESGHSLGVVIRRIEEAMSFGN